Proteins from a single region of Polaromonas sp. JS666:
- a CDS encoding Tn3 family transposase has product MLNSRSDHTSLLPETKRWFYDHRILQIAPRELKSLIAGALKDHEAQQLKAIEHAYGQQKLQEWELALNSKTKDGTPLQSWLWAAPLKQSTVQITQFFDKVDHLRTMGVADHWPATVNDAAVRHYARRCAHRAPSVSKRITPTRRSLEVACFLRYALCTSSDQLLLMLRRWIRKMANDAARETTPSYADAHAKLTKFALSVKKLANEEALSHADLKSKLVEVTTAVLTDPKISRSALARTYLVDHPNQSRALLGRLLTLPLAAQADHPVMQALEVLRKTYAARATSLATTPTIKLGNRWQKVIAGADRQKALAAFEWATLFALRMALRNGSVYLDHSFVFRSQATLFITREDWQKSRDMHYSQLGLSMDPKETLEPLAEHLEKRLQDFAAAASSGQIQVDADGIHQERKVASPEEVRVTALRRALMEGRPLGQLPEIVLEIDSAVRFSWMLLGREPNSRRELLMVYAAVFAHGTSMSASDVSRMIPELPVEAVRQTMKRLRDERRLRQASDAVVQYLHRFEIAKHWGRSDLASSDMMSLETERAIWQSRADPRRKTASIGIYTHVRDGWGIVYDQPIVLNERQVGVAIEGAIRQSAVEDVGQLAVDTHGYTDFGMAVAKLLRLDLCPCLADIKHRKLYALKGYTVPDVLDRVVACTLELSVMEAVLDELVRIAASIRSGQCSAVQALTRFGSAARGQSVYDGGVQFGQLLCTIFKVDYLLNPLFKSEIRHALNRGESSHTLQHAIHSGKIPAALSKRTESLAAVSSALSLLSNSVMAWNAGHMQPAWEGIKAAGGEPLTEDLRRVAPTNIEGINLRGTFDFPVEKFAQRILPSSVNLKDLGKRRIA; this is encoded by the coding sequence ATGCTCAATAGCCGCTCGGACCACACCTCGCTTCTTCCAGAGACCAAGCGCTGGTTCTACGACCACCGCATACTGCAAATTGCGCCCCGTGAACTCAAAAGCCTGATAGCTGGTGCACTCAAAGACCATGAAGCGCAACAGCTCAAGGCGATTGAGCATGCGTATGGCCAGCAAAAGCTTCAGGAGTGGGAGTTGGCCCTGAACTCCAAGACCAAGGATGGCACCCCATTGCAATCCTGGCTGTGGGCGGCACCGCTGAAGCAGTCCACGGTCCAGATCACCCAGTTTTTTGACAAGGTGGACCATTTGCGCACCATGGGTGTTGCCGACCATTGGCCCGCCACCGTGAATGACGCGGCCGTTCGCCACTATGCCCGGCGTTGCGCACACCGCGCGCCATCGGTCAGCAAGCGCATTACCCCGACACGCCGCAGTCTGGAAGTCGCGTGTTTTCTGCGCTATGCCCTGTGCACGTCCTCGGACCAGTTGCTTTTGATGCTGCGCCGCTGGATTCGCAAGATGGCCAACGATGCCGCGCGCGAAACCACGCCCAGCTATGCGGACGCCCACGCCAAACTGACGAAGTTTGCGCTGAGCGTCAAAAAGCTGGCCAACGAGGAAGCGCTTTCGCACGCCGATCTCAAATCCAAGCTGGTCGAAGTGACTACTGCGGTACTGACCGACCCCAAAATCAGCCGCTCTGCGCTGGCAAGAACCTACCTGGTTGATCATCCAAACCAGTCGCGTGCTTTGTTGGGCAGGCTGCTGACGCTGCCTCTGGCCGCCCAGGCAGATCATCCAGTGATGCAAGCGCTGGAAGTGCTGCGCAAAACCTACGCCGCCCGTGCGACATCCCTGGCCACGACACCAACCATCAAACTGGGGAACCGGTGGCAGAAGGTGATCGCTGGCGCCGACCGCCAGAAGGCCCTGGCCGCGTTTGAATGGGCGACGCTATTTGCCTTGCGCATGGCGCTGCGAAACGGTTCCGTGTACCTGGATCACAGCTTCGTGTTTCGCAGCCAGGCCACGCTTTTCATCACCAGGGAAGACTGGCAAAAGAGTCGGGACATGCACTATTCCCAACTGGGCCTCTCCATGGACCCCAAGGAAACCCTGGAGCCGTTGGCAGAACACCTGGAAAAGCGGCTGCAAGACTTTGCTGCGGCCGCGTCATCTGGCCAAATTCAGGTTGACGCTGACGGCATTCACCAGGAGCGCAAGGTGGCCAGTCCTGAAGAGGTTCGGGTGACCGCGTTGCGCCGCGCCCTGATGGAAGGCAGACCACTGGGCCAGTTGCCGGAAATCGTGTTGGAGATTGACAGCGCCGTGCGGTTTAGCTGGATGCTGTTGGGCCGCGAACCCAACAGCCGACGAGAGCTCCTGATGGTCTACGCGGCGGTCTTCGCCCATGGCACCTCGATGTCAGCGTCTGACGTATCGCGCATGATTCCGGAATTGCCGGTGGAGGCGGTACGCCAGACCATGAAGCGTCTGAGGGATGAACGCCGGTTGCGCCAGGCCAGCGATGCTGTCGTCCAGTACCTGCACCGGTTTGAAATTGCCAAGCACTGGGGCCGCTCGGATCTGGCGTCCTCGGACATGATGAGCCTGGAGACCGAGCGCGCCATTTGGCAATCGCGCGCCGATCCACGGCGGAAAACTGCATCCATTGGGATCTATACCCATGTTCGGGACGGCTGGGGCATTGTGTACGACCAGCCCATTGTGCTCAATGAGCGCCAGGTCGGGGTCGCCATCGAAGGTGCTATTCGGCAAAGCGCGGTGGAAGACGTGGGCCAACTTGCCGTCGACACCCATGGGTACACGGATTTCGGCATGGCGGTGGCCAAGCTGCTCAGGTTGGACCTGTGTCCCTGCCTGGCGGACATCAAGCACCGCAAGTTGTACGCGCTCAAAGGCTACACGGTGCCGGACGTTCTGGATCGAGTCGTGGCTTGCACTCTGGAGCTTTCTGTCATGGAGGCTGTGCTTGACGAATTGGTGCGCATTGCGGCGTCCATTCGCAGCGGTCAGTGCAGTGCCGTACAGGCGTTGACCCGGTTCGGATCTGCCGCGCGCGGCCAATCCGTTTATGACGGCGGCGTTCAGTTCGGGCAGTTGCTATGCACGATCTTCAAGGTGGACTATTTGTTGAATCCGCTGTTCAAATCTGAGATCCGTCATGCGCTCAACCGTGGGGAGTCCTCCCACACCTTGCAGCACGCCATCCATTCCGGGAAGATTCCAGCAGCGCTTTCCAAGCGCACGGAGTCGCTCGCGGCCGTGTCGTCGGCACTGAGCCTTTTGTCCAACAGCGTGATGGCGTGGAATGCGGGGCACATGCAACCCGCTTGGGAGGGGATCAAGGCTGCTGGCGGCGAGCCACTCACTGAGGATCTGCGCCGCGTTGCGCCCACCAACATTGAGGGGATCAACCTGCGCGGGACGTTTGATTTTCCGGTGGAGAAATTTGCTCAGCGAATTCTGCCCAGCTCTGTGAATCTCAAAGATTTGGGTAAGAGGCGTATCGCATGA
- a CDS encoding type II toxin-antitoxin system MqsR family toxin, whose product MEKGTPHCKLPVVQALIEAGRVQATASAFGGARDLGINDLTGMCAVVMSLTFANFYKSMTTHADHRIWQDVYHAKTANSADVYLKLTVIDDVLIVSFKEL is encoded by the coding sequence ATGGAAAAAGGCACTCCTCACTGCAAGCTGCCAGTCGTTCAAGCCTTGATCGAAGCCGGGAGGGTCCAAGCAACGGCAAGCGCCTTCGGCGGTGCTCGTGACTTGGGTATCAATGACCTGACTGGGATGTGCGCTGTTGTCATGTCGCTCACGTTCGCCAACTTCTACAAGAGCATGACGACCCATGCCGATCACCGGATTTGGCAAGACGTGTACCACGCCAAGACAGCCAACAGTGCCGATGTGTACTTGAAGCTAACCGTCATTGATGACGTTTTAATTGTTTCTTTCAAGGAGCTGTGA
- a CDS encoding type II toxin-antitoxin system MqsA family antitoxin encodes MKCPCCGAAELIHDTRDMPYTYKGESTTIPAVTGDFCPACGEIVLNREHGDRYSEMLGQFQRQVNAAYVDPGYIATMRKRLDLDQRQAAEIFGGGVNAFSRYENGKTKPPLALVKLLKVLERHPDLLNEVRVA; translated from the coding sequence ATGAAATGCCCATGCTGCGGTGCCGCAGAACTGATCCACGACACCCGCGATATGCCCTATACCTACAAGGGCGAATCCACCACCATCCCAGCTGTGACAGGCGACTTTTGCCCGGCTTGCGGTGAGATTGTATTGAACCGTGAACACGGTGACCGCTACAGCGAAATGCTGGGCCAGTTTCAGCGCCAGGTGAACGCAGCCTATGTCGATCCCGGCTACATTGCCACCATGCGTAAGCGGCTTGACCTAGACCAGCGTCAGGCCGCTGAAATATTCGGTGGAGGGGTCAATGCCTTTTCTCGTTACGAGAACGGCAAGACCAAGCCACCATTGGCCCTCGTCAAGCTGCTCAAGGTGCTTGAGCGTCACCCAGATCTGCTCAACGAAGTCAGAGTCGCCTGA
- a CDS encoding tyrosine-type recombinase/integrase, with protein MIDTHSEVTVRGTALPASSQLWVDHGVEPAHAVPTTPELAAQYLANALMHPVYENWNWQRLIKVYGALPHARRAKPRVCKLLLNAPAVVEYWQKGKLHVVAGPDAPDPASIVLAVLKSHKTRFRLVTAGMPAKTTQTSPNDSQVPFAFALRAWLQRTGRLYNPHEHTNTLGASDDYAALSAFLRERTSRSRHTWRAYTKELERLVTWCQEQNLGPLSDLTRQDLLKYKSRMQKMQSGNKPLEGDTPAQMRPMAEKSQARSLAVVASLYRYWHNTGYLQGNPAAGLTGGSRAQAGFAPTRMVSSELLARCDAFIERSLQTSPPLQTADANVWRRCAIWHLFRFSGARLAELAWNPSKALPRVESDKVGAVTLTVVGKGNKIRQIPLPTICSHVLLSYRLARGLPELPDTLEQIPLIHGEKAGYLGARGLYNEVKAVLLAVAREIEQGDPQSGTLLRTVSPHWLRHAYARTLVVDKRVPLPAAQALLGHASVQTTAAYAKTDLAHLREFVEAGFGNGASIEGVSNRGQATLTSLSRSG; from the coding sequence GTGATTGACACGCATTCCGAGGTCACCGTGCGTGGGACGGCTTTGCCAGCATCGTCTCAATTGTGGGTAGACCATGGCGTGGAGCCAGCACATGCGGTACCGACCACCCCAGAACTTGCCGCCCAGTACCTGGCCAACGCACTGATGCACCCGGTGTACGAAAACTGGAATTGGCAGCGACTGATCAAGGTTTACGGGGCACTGCCGCACGCTCGGCGCGCAAAGCCGCGGGTTTGCAAACTCCTGTTGAATGCCCCGGCAGTCGTGGAGTATTGGCAAAAGGGCAAACTGCATGTGGTGGCGGGGCCAGATGCGCCGGATCCGGCCAGCATTGTTTTGGCGGTGCTCAAGTCGCACAAAACGCGGTTTCGTTTGGTGACGGCGGGCATGCCGGCGAAGACCACCCAAACCAGCCCGAACGACAGCCAAGTTCCATTTGCATTCGCACTGCGCGCCTGGCTGCAAAGAACCGGCAGGCTCTATAACCCCCATGAACACACCAACACCTTGGGCGCCAGCGATGACTATGCGGCGCTGTCAGCATTCTTGCGTGAGCGTACCAGCCGCTCCAGGCACACCTGGAGGGCGTACACGAAAGAGTTAGAACGATTGGTCACCTGGTGCCAAGAGCAGAACCTGGGGCCGCTCTCAGATCTGACGCGGCAGGACTTGCTGAAATACAAGTCGCGCATGCAGAAAATGCAGTCTGGCAACAAACCGCTCGAGGGGGATACGCCGGCACAGATGCGGCCCATGGCAGAAAAGTCACAGGCGCGCTCGCTCGCGGTCGTGGCGAGTCTTTACCGCTACTGGCACAACACCGGATATTTACAGGGCAACCCCGCGGCAGGCCTTACCGGTGGCTCCAGGGCACAAGCCGGGTTTGCGCCAACGCGCATGGTGAGTTCGGAGCTTTTGGCGCGGTGCGATGCGTTTATCGAGCGCAGCTTGCAGACGTCGCCGCCATTACAAACAGCCGATGCCAACGTCTGGCGCCGCTGTGCAATCTGGCATTTGTTCCGGTTTAGCGGGGCGCGGCTTGCCGAGCTTGCCTGGAATCCATCGAAGGCCTTGCCACGCGTTGAGTCCGACAAAGTTGGCGCCGTCACCCTGACCGTGGTTGGCAAGGGCAACAAGATTCGCCAAATTCCATTGCCCACCATTTGCTCCCATGTGCTGTTGAGCTATCGACTGGCAAGAGGCCTGCCTGAACTGCCAGATACCCTTGAACAGATACCGCTCATCCATGGGGAAAAGGCCGGGTACCTTGGCGCACGCGGACTCTACAACGAAGTCAAAGCAGTGCTGCTGGCGGTGGCCCGAGAAATTGAGCAAGGCGATCCACAGAGTGGCACGCTGCTGCGCACCGTGTCGCCGCACTGGTTACGCCATGCCTATGCCAGAACGCTGGTTGTGGACAAACGTGTTCCACTGCCCGCCGCGCAGGCGCTACTTGGCCACGCATCGGTACAGACTACTGCCGCGTATGCGAAGACTGACTTGGCGCATTTGCGGGAATTTGTGGAAGCTGGTTTTGGCAATGGAGCGAGCATTGAGGGAGTGTCCAATCGAGGTCAGGCGACTCTGACTTCGTTGAGCAGATCTGGGTGA
- a CDS encoding DNA-binding protein translates to MPRPTVATPAQVRETISSLLREAGIAGTASTPSFRRAVSVRKVRERLGGGNPATIAHEINALEKDIVGADSQIPPIPEVPADIAALMGQLWQAAVGIQLTEVLQLKSQAQGIADAAKSELVEEKLRSQVLLQELAELRAAAAERDTQLAHAKSQNAVLTERNAGLQTELQASRGRESELLAARAALEDEKMEAIAAARERYDGLSKQLLQETAQQRQTAQVEVSRMASQSKFAEKREATLAGRIEQLEADLLEVRTQRDKAAGEVSALKYINTSLKVQVDGFLKSRTHDTVPAPPPGLAKRRRTVKRPAA, encoded by the coding sequence ATGCCGCGTCCCACCGTCGCCACCCCTGCCCAAGTGCGTGAAACCATCTCCAGCCTGCTCCGGGAGGCCGGGATCGCCGGCACGGCGTCAACGCCTTCCTTCCGACGGGCCGTCTCCGTGCGAAAGGTTCGCGAGCGCCTGGGTGGCGGCAACCCCGCCACCATCGCCCACGAAATCAATGCCCTGGAAAAGGACATCGTGGGTGCCGACAGCCAAATCCCGCCCATTCCGGAAGTGCCGGCCGACATTGCGGCACTCATGGGTCAGCTGTGGCAGGCCGCCGTGGGGATTCAGCTCACCGAAGTCCTGCAGCTCAAATCGCAGGCCCAGGGCATTGCGGACGCCGCCAAAAGTGAACTGGTCGAAGAAAAGCTTCGCAGCCAGGTCCTGCTGCAGGAACTCGCCGAATTGCGGGCAGCAGCGGCTGAGCGCGATACCCAGCTGGCGCACGCGAAGTCGCAAAATGCCGTGTTGACTGAACGCAATGCCGGGCTTCAAACCGAGTTGCAGGCAAGCCGTGGGCGCGAATCCGAATTGCTGGCGGCGCGTGCGGCACTGGAAGATGAAAAGATGGAGGCCATCGCCGCCGCCCGGGAGCGCTACGACGGTCTCTCCAAGCAACTGCTGCAAGAAACCGCCCAACAGCGCCAAACTGCCCAGGTGGAGGTCAGTCGCATGGCCAGCCAGTCCAAGTTTGCCGAAAAACGGGAGGCCACATTGGCGGGGCGGATCGAACAACTGGAAGCCGATTTGCTGGAAGTGCGCACGCAGCGTGACAAGGCGGCCGGTGAAGTGTCCGCCTTGAAATACATCAATACATCGCTCAAGGTCCAGGTCGATGGGTTCCTCAAGAGCCGCACGCACGATACGGTACCGGCGCCACCGCCGGGTCTGGCCAAGCGGCGTAGGACCGTTAAAAGGCCCGCCGCGTGA
- a CDS encoding alkene reductase, with the protein MSRLFSKTTLGSLPLQNHLLMSPLTRNRATGNIPNALMAQYYAQRATAGLIISEGTSPSPNGLGYPRIPGIFSAEQIAGWKQITDAVHAQGGKMFMQLMHCGRIAHPLNLPQGARVLGPSAVAAAGDMYTDAEGLKPNALPQAMTEADIKTAIEEFAQGAKNAVAAGFDGVELHGANGYLLEQFIRPNSNQRTDGYGGAIENRARFVLEVADAVIEAIGKDKVGIRLSPFGVFNDMPLYDAMQADYTWLAQQLNARGVVYIHLVDHSAMGAPTVPDAMKAAFRQLFKGTLVLSGGYDAACAEGDLVAGKADLVAVGRPFLANPDLIARWQAGAAVNAPDMSTFYTPGPEGYTDYPTLA; encoded by the coding sequence ATGTCACGTCTATTCTCAAAAACCACGCTGGGATCACTCCCGCTGCAAAATCATCTGCTCATGTCGCCGTTGACGCGCAACCGCGCCACCGGCAACATCCCGAACGCGCTCATGGCGCAGTATTACGCGCAGCGGGCCACGGCGGGGCTCATCATCAGCGAGGGCACCTCACCGTCGCCCAACGGACTGGGCTATCCGCGCATACCGGGCATTTTTTCGGCCGAACAGATAGCCGGCTGGAAACAGATCACCGATGCGGTGCATGCCCAGGGCGGCAAGATGTTCATGCAGCTCATGCACTGCGGACGCATCGCCCATCCGCTCAATCTGCCCCAGGGCGCACGCGTGCTGGGGCCGTCGGCCGTGGCCGCCGCCGGTGACATGTACACCGACGCCGAGGGCCTGAAACCGAACGCCCTGCCGCAGGCGATGACCGAGGCCGACATCAAAACCGCCATCGAGGAGTTCGCCCAAGGCGCGAAGAACGCGGTGGCGGCGGGATTCGATGGCGTCGAGCTGCACGGGGCGAACGGTTATCTGCTCGAACAGTTCATTCGCCCGAACTCGAACCAGCGCACGGACGGCTACGGCGGCGCCATCGAGAACCGGGCGCGCTTCGTGCTCGAAGTCGCTGACGCCGTGATTGAAGCCATCGGCAAAGACAAGGTCGGCATCCGTTTATCGCCCTTCGGCGTGTTCAACGACATGCCGCTGTACGACGCGATGCAAGCTGATTACACCTGGCTGGCGCAGCAACTCAACGCCCGCGGCGTGGTCTACATCCACCTGGTCGATCACTCGGCCATGGGTGCACCCACCGTGCCGGACGCCATGAAAGCGGCATTCCGCCAATTATTCAAGGGCACCCTGGTTCTCTCCGGCGGCTACGACGCCGCATGCGCCGAGGGCGACCTGGTGGCAGGCAAGGCCGATCTGGTCGCCGTGGGCAGGCCTTTCCTGGCCAACCCCGATCTGATCGCACGCTGGCAGGCGGGCGCGGCGGTGAATGCGCCGGACATGAGCACGTTTTACACGCCCGGTCCCGAAGGCTATACGGATTACCCGACGCTGGCTTGA
- a CDS encoding TetR/AcrR family transcriptional regulator → MAKQAFRHTREEILGLSVPLFATIGFDGVSMRAIAAAVGVTPAALYHHFSDKEQLCLEAVGYAFMEKVGPLKSLLVSAGEPWSRLEAFVIQFTRMLAREKDFRRLMQWVLLDSNEPRLQSLVDCVFRDLFNALHKLASKLAPEHDAHLLVISIIGLVNYPFETQSVRRFLPGYTDQQEDPEVIARHVIGLLRHGLGAGHDEKS, encoded by the coding sequence ATGGCGAAACAAGCTTTCAGACATACACGCGAAGAGATACTCGGGCTGTCGGTGCCGCTTTTCGCAACGATCGGCTTCGACGGGGTTTCGATGCGGGCTATCGCGGCTGCCGTGGGTGTGACGCCTGCGGCCCTCTACCACCACTTTTCGGACAAGGAGCAGCTCTGTCTGGAGGCTGTCGGCTACGCTTTCATGGAAAAGGTGGGGCCCTTGAAATCCCTTTTGGTCAGCGCAGGAGAACCCTGGAGCCGGCTCGAAGCATTCGTCATCCAGTTCACGCGCATGCTGGCCAGGGAGAAAGACTTCCGGCGCCTGATGCAATGGGTGCTGCTCGACAGCAATGAACCGCGCCTGCAAAGCCTGGTGGACTGCGTCTTTCGGGACCTGTTCAACGCGCTGCACAAGCTCGCCTCAAAGCTCGCCCCGGAGCATGATGCCCACTTGCTGGTCATCTCCATCATCGGCCTGGTGAACTACCCTTTTGAAACCCAGTCGGTGCGGCGTTTCCTGCCGGGCTACACCGATCAGCAGGAAGACCCCGAGGTCATTGCGCGGCATGTCATCGGCCTGCTGCGCCATGGTCTTGGCGCGGGCCACGACGAAAAATCATAG
- a CDS encoding DUF883 domain-containing protein has product MSESNKPGATSKDKLIADMKRIVADADELLRATADQAGEKVAGLHTRLQENLKAAQDRLAEFAATDVDKTRQDLRDALQKISDAANQAAEAAGDAAQKAEDSVKKAVESGKDAAQHAAAAARDATQKAVAATRDAADKALDAMKNWM; this is encoded by the coding sequence ATGTCCGAATCCAACAAACCCGGCGCCACGAGCAAAGACAAACTGATCGCCGACATGAAGCGCATCGTCGCCGATGCCGATGAGCTCCTGCGCGCCACCGCCGATCAAGCGGGCGAGAAGGTCGCCGGCTTGCACACCCGTCTTCAGGAAAATCTGAAGGCGGCCCAGGACCGACTTGCCGAGTTCGCGGCCACGGACGTCGACAAAACCAGGCAAGACCTCCGGGACGCGCTGCAAAAAATCTCGGACGCGGCCAATCAAGCGGCTGAAGCCGCTGGGGACGCGGCGCAGAAGGCCGAGGATTCGGTCAAAAAGGCGGTCGAGTCCGGTAAAGATGCCGCCCAGCACGCCGCAGCAGCCGCCAGGGATGCGACCCAGAAAGCAGTTGCAGCCACCAGGGACGCTGCCGACAAGGCACTCGATGCGATGAAAAATTGGATGTGA
- a CDS encoding DUF6781 family protein, producing the protein MQNETVNTIGGGNDAAMLEAEVRNAVEQGHDVQNIVRQLTLRKISARSLDIESLRQIASAVLRGARAGAQKELQQSAAQTEIMRTRLKQAVAGLDAALAQFAEASKLALEEAAARAQTFSSEDLARARTDLESLEAMFLETLQNSASGAKDATGEILSDLARHARLYGSAVRAQLKETLAVITHQLGTTGRTQVVAGLHLAQATSNLVRQIAAGVLTGLADHVKPGHPKGKGD; encoded by the coding sequence ATGCAAAACGAAACAGTCAACACCATCGGCGGCGGTAACGATGCAGCGATGCTCGAAGCTGAAGTGCGTAACGCCGTCGAGCAGGGACACGATGTGCAGAACATTGTGCGGCAACTCACCTTGCGCAAGATCAGCGCGCGCTCGCTCGATATCGAATCCCTGCGGCAGATCGCGAGTGCGGTTTTGCGCGGCGCGCGGGCAGGAGCGCAAAAGGAGTTGCAGCAGTCAGCGGCGCAAACCGAAATCATGCGGACACGCCTCAAACAGGCCGTCGCCGGGCTGGACGCGGCACTGGCACAGTTTGCCGAAGCCTCCAAACTGGCCCTAGAAGAAGCGGCGGCCCGGGCGCAGACATTTTCCAGTGAGGACCTCGCGCGCGCGCGCACCGACCTGGAAAGCCTGGAGGCGATGTTCCTGGAAACCCTGCAAAACTCGGCCTCGGGTGCCAAGGATGCCACAGGAGAAATCCTGTCCGATCTGGCAAGGCACGCCCGCCTCTATGGCTCCGCCGTGCGCGCACAGTTGAAGGAAACCCTGGCCGTCATCACGCACCAGCTTGGCACGACGGGACGCACTCAGGTTGTTGCCGGCCTGCATCTGGCACAAGCCACTTCCAACCTGGTGCGCCAGATCGCCGCCGGCGTGCTCACCGGTCTGGCCGATCACGTCAAACCCGGCCATCCCAAAGGCAAGGGAGACTGA
- a CDS encoding ABC1 kinase family protein — protein sequence MLWQALTAVRDIGRLHDIASILIRYGFGDMVRRMGLANALERAGQALHWNEAQELAHLEPPARVRRALEELGPTFVKLGQVLATRIDLFEPEWIIEFGKLQDSTPAAPWADIRQQLCEDLGAPPEEVFAAFDPEPLAAASIAQVHRARLEDGSEVVVKVRRPGIRPIIEADLRWLARLAQLIERESPELRSFRPQEVVRQFTQSLRRELDFAGECRNAEHIAENFAGYADPDSPGLPSSGEVVQTEAPEERPALIVIPRVYWQWTGERVCVQEFINGISGRKLAAVDQAGLDRKILARRGARAVLKMIVEDGFFHADPHPGNVFYLPGNRIAFIDFGMVGRLTEERRDQLTGLLLGLVKHEPRRVADVMLDWTGDGAMNEDGLLLEIQTFVQQYHGVALKQLRLGAMLSDLVAILRQHQLALPPDLSLLIKAFISLEGMGRELNPDFDMAGEALPLLEQALRARYAPTALLQRGWRGVSEALSLVAGLPQDLSRLLRAARRGRLEIHIDVTHLKRVGNQLDNAASRLTVGIVIAALIVGSSIVMTVPGGPTWLGLPFFGLLGFIGAVIGSLWLLLSIWRSGGKE from the coding sequence ATGCTGTGGCAGGCACTGACGGCGGTGCGCGACATCGGCCGCCTGCACGACATCGCCTCGATCCTGATCCGCTACGGCTTTGGCGACATGGTGCGCCGGATGGGGCTGGCCAATGCGCTGGAGCGGGCCGGGCAGGCGCTGCACTGGAACGAAGCGCAGGAACTGGCGCACCTGGAGCCGCCCGCCCGGGTGCGCCGGGCGCTGGAGGAATTGGGCCCGACCTTCGTCAAGCTCGGCCAGGTGCTGGCTACCCGCATCGACCTGTTCGAGCCGGAATGGATCATTGAATTCGGCAAGCTGCAGGACAGCACGCCGGCCGCGCCCTGGGCCGACATCCGTCAGCAACTCTGCGAGGACCTGGGCGCACCGCCCGAGGAGGTGTTCGCCGCCTTCGATCCCGAGCCGCTGGCGGCGGCCTCCATCGCACAGGTGCACCGCGCCCGCCTCGAAGACGGCAGCGAGGTGGTGGTCAAGGTGCGTCGGCCCGGCATCCGGCCGATCATCGAGGCCGACCTGCGCTGGCTCGCCAGGCTGGCACAACTCATTGAAAGAGAAAGTCCGGAACTGCGCAGTTTCCGCCCGCAGGAAGTGGTGCGCCAGTTTACCCAGTCGTTGCGGCGCGAACTCGATTTCGCCGGCGAATGCCGCAACGCCGAGCACATCGCAGAGAATTTTGCCGGCTATGCCGACCCGGACTCGCCCGGTCTCCCGTCCAGCGGGGAAGTGGTGCAAACAGAGGCACCCGAGGAGCGGCCCGCCCTCATCGTCATTCCCCGCGTCTATTGGCAGTGGACCGGCGAGCGGGTGTGCGTGCAGGAATTCATCAATGGCATTTCCGGGCGCAAGCTTGCCGCCGTTGACCAGGCCGGCCTCGACCGCAAGATCCTTGCCCGGCGCGGCGCGCGCGCGGTACTGAAGATGATCGTGGAGGACGGTTTCTTTCACGCCGACCCGCACCCCGGCAACGTGTTCTACCTGCCCGGCAACCGCATCGCCTTCATTGACTTCGGCATGGTCGGGCGGCTCACCGAGGAGCGGCGCGACCAGTTGACCGGGCTGCTGCTGGGGCTGGTCAAGCACGAGCCGCGCCGCGTTGCCGACGTGATGCTCGACTGGACCGGCGACGGCGCCATGAACGAAGACGGCCTGCTGCTGGAAATTCAGACGTTTGTGCAGCAGTACCATGGCGTGGCGCTCAAGCAGCTCCGGCTCGGCGCCATGCTCTCCGACCTGGTGGCCATTTTGCGTCAGCACCAGCTGGCCTTGCCGCCCGATCTGAGTCTGCTGATCAAGGCCTTCATCTCGCTCGAAGGCATGGGCCGCGAGCTCAACCCCGACTTCGACATGGCTGGCGAGGCGCTGCCTTTGCTGGAACAGGCGCTGCGCGCACGTTATGCACCTACGGCGCTCCTGCAGCGCGGCTGGCGTGGGGTCAGCGAAGCGCTTTCCCTGGTGGCCGGTCTGCCCCAAGACCTCTCCCGGCTGCTGCGCGCGGCCCGGCGCGGGCGGCTGGAAATTCACATTGATGTCACGCACTTGAAACGTGTCGGCAACCAGCTCGACAACGCCGCCAGCCGGTTGACGGTCGGCATCGTTATCGCCGCGCTCATCGTCGGCTCCTCCATCGTCATGACCGTGCCCGGTGGCCCCACCTGGCTGGGCCTGCCCTTCTTCGGCCTGCTCGGCTTCATCGGCGCCGTCATCGGCAGCCTCTGGCTGCTGCTCTCGATCTGGCGCAGCGGGGGCAAGGAGTGA